One segment of Syngnathus typhle isolate RoL2023-S1 ecotype Sweden linkage group LG9, RoL_Styp_1.0, whole genome shotgun sequence DNA contains the following:
- the tns1b gene encoding tensin-1 isoform X4 has translation MGCTVSFMCCEEEDFLPMPGELHDDDEDKKKKKRKDCSLLGPEELEAVHSHTFRQKTLKKPKTCGVCKHIIVHDGLICRVCRTLCHKQCEAKVSSTCVPATNYELASIKSSKSMESRRRASSRSASLLQESYELDLLYITERIISVSFASGAEEPAYAANLREVASMLRSKHGHNYLLFNLSEKRYDIGELHSKVLDFGWPDHHAPALEKICSICKAMDTWLSADCHNVVVIHNKGNRGRTGVVVAAYMHYSNISGSAEQALDRFAMKRFYEDKVLPVGQPSQRRYVEYFSGLLSGHIKINNKPLFLHHVIMHGIPNFESKGGCRPFLKIYQAMQPVYTSGIYNVQGDSQTSICITIEPGLLLKGDILLKCYHKRHRGPCRDVIFRVQFHTCAVHDLAIVFGKDQLDETFKDERFPEYGKVEFLFSFGPEKMYGVTHLENGPSVSVDYNTQDPPIRWDSYENFNENNQDAAEDVVHTQGPLDGSLYAKVRKKESVDGTVALNGLPPPGAPPGAPPAALEHTLPAVDHALSVSSDSGNSTASIKTDEAAAAAAAAIRPAVNLPSAQAVARCDEQRPISPQEKQQLEQLLGGLEGPSMRGQGERASPSGLGALLQRVPAQVHVNGHRNMDRETDILDDELPAAHKANSVDSLGTLSSSADGRATPADLYYRSESALDVPYPERGVAESPAPSQTGSADKLETCDHSAPASRILCRSQSLGSDTRAMPPAPARTTSSRDAVQRGLNIWQRFGVPEEPVTEGLTFGTPPAHRSLPQFHSASQEEIEKSIETLNLLMLDLEPSRCFVPKSQSAPLRPSHVVTVQPSFSQSRSGAIYEVETPPASGRQSPVKSGSPLGWETAGAAPSGSGPLQLNDTFAASPLSGPGAVPAWRDREPDQHVLSVEGLVAQRVAGVRSHATAADEPALSPRRRITSDGSEDAGASPDVPLRSPVRCVSPEFANAIAMNPGGRPKERHMHSYREAFEETEGGPTSLTPAVGGEVLPQSPASPHTPYFNLCRSPPGLAKTPLSALGLKPHNPAHLLLNQIGAAPRSYVESVARSAATGGEQAPQSPQGEAPEQAASPSPACPTLTRPLSSSSGPEHGSQGNAGSAESNSGSPPPPAATDWSLLMQPAASAASTPASSASPNSSHLDSISATSSYLGPDVQSRAASDSSRAPWTEAFHTGSPRLGLRACVLTSSDHQPSAYQEADTDVPAVNGGADFRSSPVLERHQSSQGSRALTPQASTGQRSRPSPTLGRRASSGQAAASALGGGHPSLSQLQGSPGLERRPVRSGYATPDERHANLSRQSSSSGYQGPPTPSFPVSPAAYQDAGETAAAGGGFRQASAAPAFQPQLPEKRRMSSGDRANGAPAYGSLSEKSNPGYFHTLSDFSRFNMPDGGPESRLNVKFVQDTSKFWYKPDISREQAISVLRERQPGAFVIRDSHSFKGAYGLAMKVASPPPSLHPNKKGDITNELVRHFLIESSPKGVRLKGCPNEPYFGCLSALVYQHAITPLALPCKLLIPTADLVEEEPQVVKSNPLSERLKEGAACNVLYINSVDMESLTGPQAIAKAISETLAAPACQSAVVHFKVSSQGITLTDNQRKLFFRRHYPCNTVTFCDIDPQDRKWKKPEGGTAKLFGFVARKQGSTTDNVSHLFAEMDPEQPAGAIVNFVTRMVTLQKR, from the exons GCTTCAATCAAATCGTCCAAAAGCATGGAGTCACGCCGAAGAGCGTCCAG cAGGAGCGCCAGTCTGCTGCAGGAGAGCTACGAGCTGGACCTGCTCTACATCACAGAGAGGATCATCTCCGTCTCCTTCGCTAGCGGCGCCGAGGAGCCCGCCTACGCCGCCAATCTGCGCGAGGTGGCCTCCATGCTGCGCTCCAAGCACGGCCACAACTACCTG CTCTTCAACCTCAGCGAGAAGCGTTATGACATCGGCGAGCTTCATTCCAAG GTGTTGGACTTTGGCTGGCCCGACCATCACGCGCCGGCCCTGGAGAAGATCTGCAGCATCTGCAAGGCCATGGACACGTGGCTGAGCGCCGATTGCCACAACGTGGTGGTCATCCACAATAAG GGCAACAGAGGCCGAACCGGAGTGGTGGTGGCTGCCTACATGCATTACAGCAATATATCTGGCAG CGCCGAGCAGGCTCTGGACAGGTTCGCCATGAAGCGTTTCTATGAAGACAAAGTGCTTCCTGTGGGGCAACCTTCTCAGAGAAG GTACGTGGAGTACTTCAGCGGTTTGCTGAGCGGACACATCAAGATCAACAACAAACCGCTGTTTCTTCACCACGTCATCATGCACGGCATTCCCAATTTTGAGTCCAAAGGAG gGTGCCGTCCTTTCCTGAAAATCTACCAGGCCATGCAGCCTGTCTACACATCTGGCATCTA TAACGTTCAAGGGGACAGTCAGACGAGCATCTGCATCACCATTGAGCCCGGCCTCCTTCTCAAAGGAGACATTCTG CTCAAGTGCTACCACAAGCGCCATCGCGGCCCGTGCCGGGACGTGATTTTCCGGGTGCAGTTCCACACGTGCGCCGTTCACGACCTGGCAATCGTCTTTGGCAAAGACCAGCTGGACGAGACCTTCAAAG ACGAGCGGTTCCCAGAATATGGCAAAGTGGAgttccttttttctttcggCCCAGAAAAAATGTATG GTGTGACTCACCTGGAGAACGGGCCCAGCGTCTCGGTGGACTACAACACGCAAGATCCGCCCATTCGCTGGGACTCTTATGAGAACTTCAACGAGAATAACCAGGACGCTGCGGAAG ACGTGGTCCACACCCAAGGTCCGTTGGACGGGAGTCTCTATGCCAAAGTGCGCAAAAAAGAGTCTGTTGACGGGACGGTCGCGCTCAACGGACTGCCGCCGCCAGGGGCGCCGCCAGGGGCGCCGCCGGCTGCTCTCGAACACACCTTGCCCGCCGTCGATCACGCCTTGTCTGTGAGCAGCGACTCGGGAAACTCCACAGCCTCCATTAAAACGGacgaagcggcggcggcggcggcggcagcgatcCGCCCCGCCGTGAACCTGCCAAGCGCTCAGGCCGTAGCCCGCTGTGACGAGCAGCGACCCATCAGTCCGCAGGAGAAACAGCAGCTGGAACAGCTCCTTGGTGGCCTGGAGGGACCTAGCATGCGCGGACAGGGCGAGCGCGCCTCGCCCAGCGGCCTCGGCGCCTTACTCCAGCGGGTGCCCGCCCAGGTCCACGTCAACGGTCACCGCAACATGGACCGGGAAACGGACATTTTAGACGACGAGCTACCCGCCGCTCACAAGGCAAACAGCGTGGACAGTCTGGGGACGTTGTCCTCCTCCGCCGACGGCCGAGCCACCCCGGCCGATCTCTACTACCGCTCGGAATCGGCCCTCGACGTGCCGTACCCGGAGCGCGGCGTGGCCGAAAGCCCGGCGCCGTCGCAAACGGGCTCCGCCGACAAACTGGAGACGTGTGACCATTCTGCGCCAGCCTCTCGGATTCTCTGCCGTTCCCAGTCGCTGGGTTCGGACACGCGGGCCATGCCCCCGGCTCCCGCCCGGACCACCAGCAGCAGGGACGCCGTCCAACGCGGCCTCAACATCTGGCAACGCTTCGGGGTACCCGAGGAGCCTGTCACCGAAGGACTCACTTTCGGGACGCCGCCAGCTCACCGGAGCCTTCCGCAGTTCCACAGCGCGTCGCAGGAGGAGATTGAGAAATCCATCGAGACGCTCAACCTCCTCATGTTGGACTTGGAGCCGAGCCGTTGTTTCGTGCCAAAGTCGCAAAGCGCTCCTCTGAGGCCGAGCCACGTGGTCACCGTGCAGCCGTCCTTCTCCCAGAGCCGAAGCGGAGCCATCTATGAGGTGGAGACGCCTCCCGCGTCCGGCCGACAGTCGCCCGTCAAATCCGGCTCGCCCCTCGGGTGGGAAACCGCCGGAGCCGCTCCATCTGGATCCGGTCCTCTTCAGCTCAATGACACCTTTGCAGCGAGCCCTTTGTCCGGCCCCGGCGCGGTGCCCGCTTGGAGGGACCGTGAACCCGACCAGCACGTCTTGAGCGTGGAAGGACTGGTGGCGCAAAGAGTTGCAG GTGTCCGCTCCCATGCGACGGCTGCGGACGAGCCGGCGCTTTCCCCCCGCCGTAGGATCACGAGCGACGGCTCCGAAGACGCCGGCGCGTCCCCCGACGTCCCGCTTCGTTCCCCTGTCCGTTGCGTTTCTCCGGAGTTCGCCAACGCCATCGCCATGAACCCCGGCGGACGGCCCAAGGAG AGACACATGCACAGCTACCGGGAAGCCTTTGAGGAGACGGAGGGCGGGCCCACCAGCCTGACCCCCGCAGTCGGTGGTGAGGTGCTTCCCCAAAGTCCCGCCTCGCCACACACCCCTTACttcaacctgt GTCGCTCACCTCCGGGTCTGGCCAAAACACCGCTGTCGGCGCTGGGCTTGAAGCCCCACAACCCGGCCCATCTCCTGCTCAACCAAATTGGCGCAG CGCCCCGAAGTTACGTGGAGTCGGTGGCGAGGTCGGCCGCGACGGGCGGAGAGCAAGCGCCCCAAAGCCCTCAAGGCGAGGCTCCGGAGCAGGCCGCAAGTCCGAGTCCCGCATGCCCCACCCTCACGCGGCCGCTGTCCAGTAGCAGCGGTCCCGAGCACGGCTCGCAGGG CAACGCCGGCTCGGCAGAAAGCAACTCCGGCAGTCCGCCGCCGCCAGCCGCTACCGATTGGAGTTTGCTCATGCAGCCGGCAGCGAGCGCAGCCTCCACTCCCGCGTCGTCCGCTTCCCCCAACTCCTCTCATCTGGATTCCATTTCCGCAACATCCTCCTACCTCGGCCCCGACGTCCAGAGCCGCGCGGCCTCCGATTCTAGCCGAGCCCCCTGGACGGAGGCCTTCCATACCGGAAGTCCCCGCTTGGGGCTGCGGGCTTGTGTCCTGACCTCTTCGGACCACCAGCCAAGCGCCTATCAGGAAGCCGACACCGACGTCCCCGCGGTGAACGGGGGAGCGGACTTCCGGAGCAGCCCCGTCCTCGAGCGCCATCAGTCGTCTCAGGGAAGTCGAGCGCTCACGCCGCAGGCCTCGACGGGACAGCGCTCGCGACCCAGCCCGACCCTCGGCAGACGAGCGTCCTCGGGACAAGCTGCGGCGAGCGCGCTCGGCGGAGGACACCCGTCCCTCTCCCAGTTGCAAGGGAGCCCCGGTTTGGAGCGACGCCCCGTGCGCAGCGGCTACGCCACGCCGGACGAGCGGCACGCCAACCTCTCCCGACAGAGCAGTTCCTCGGGTTACCAGGGACCGCCGACCCCCTCCTTCCCCGTTTCGCCGGCGGCCTACCAGGACGCCGGCGAAACGGCGGCTGCGGGCGGAGGCTTCCGACAGGCGAGCGCCGCGCCCGCTTTTCAACCTCAGCTACCGGAAAAGAGGCGTATGTCGAGCGGCGACAGAGCCAACGGAGCGCCGGCGTACGGCTCCCTGAGCGAAAAGAGCAACCCCGGCTACTTCCACACCCTCTCGGACTTCTCGCGCTTCAACATGCCCG ACGGAGGTCCCGAGAGCAGGCTGAACGTCAAGTTTGTCCAAGACACGTCCAAGTTCTGGTACAAGCCCGACATATCCCGAGAGCAAG CCATCAGCGTGCTGAGAGAACGCCAACCCGGGGCCTTTGTGATCCGCGACAGCCACTCCTTCAAGGGGGCCTACGGCTTGGCCATGAAGGTGgcctcgccccctccctcgctgcatccaaacaaaaaag GTGACATCACCAACGAGCTGGTGCGCCACTTCCTGATTGAGAGCAGCCCCAAAGGAGTCCGACTCAAGGGTTGTCCCAACGAGCCGTACTTTG GCTGTCTGTCGGCGTTGGTCTACCAACACGCCATCACGCCGCTGGCCCTGCCCTGCAAGCTGCTCATTCCTACCGCAG ATCTTGTCGAGGAAGAGCCGCAAGTGGTGAAAAGCAATCCGCTGTCCGAGCGACTGAAGGAAGGAGCGG CGTGCAACGTGCTCTACATCAACTCGGTGGACATGGAGTCGCTGACGGGCCCCCAGGCCATCGCCAAGGCCATTTCGGAGACTCTGGCCGCCCCCGCCTGTCAGTCGGCCGTCGTGCACTTCAAGGTGTCCTCGCAAGGAATCACGCTGACCGACAACCAGAGGAA GCTTTTCTTCCGCCGCCACTACCCCTGCAACACCGTCACCTTCTGTGACATCGACCCTCAGGACAGAAA GTGGAAGAAGCCGGAGGGCGGCACGGCCAA GTTGTTTGGCTTCGTGGCGCGAAAGCAGGGAAGCACGACGGACAACGTGAGCCACCTCTTTGCCGAGATGGACCCCGAGCAGCCCGCCGGCGCCATCGTCAACTTTGTCACCCGGATGGTTACGTTGCAAAAGCGATGA
- the tns1b gene encoding tensin-1 isoform X9: MDREGSLRRRLASLRGAWRWSTGYVFRKASIKSSKSMESRRRASSRSASLLQESYELDLLYITERIISVSFASGAEEPAYAANLREVASMLRSKHGHNYLLFNLSEKRYDIGELHSKVLDFGWPDHHAPALEKICSICKAMDTWLSADCHNVVVIHNKGNRGRTGVVVAAYMHYSNISGSAEQALDRFAMKRFYEDKVLPVGQPSQRRYVEYFSGLLSGHIKINNKPLFLHHVIMHGIPNFESKGGCRPFLKIYQAMQPVYTSGIYNVQGDSQTSICITIEPGLLLKGDILLKCYHKRHRGPCRDVIFRVQFHTCAVHDLAIVFGKDQLDETFKDERFPEYGKVEFLFSFGPEKMYGVTHLENGPSVSVDYNTQDPPIRWDSYENFNENNQDAAEDVVHTQGPLDGSLYAKVRKKESVDGTVALNGLPPPGAPPGAPPAALEHTLPAVDHALSVSSDSGNSTASIKTDEAAAAAAAAIRPAVNLPSAQAVARCDEQRPISPQEKQQLEQLLGGLEGPSMRGQGERASPSGLGALLQRVPAQVHVNGHRNMDRETDILDDELPAAHKANSVDSLGTLSSSADGRATPADLYYRSESALDVPYPERGVAESPAPSQTGSADKLETCDHSAPASRILCRSQSLGSDTRAMPPAPARTTSSRDAVQRGLNIWQRFGVPEEPVTEGLTFGTPPAHRSLPQFHSASQEEIEKSIETLNLLMLDLEPSRCFVPKSQSAPLRPSHVVTVQPSFSQSRSGAIYEVETPPASGRQSPVKSGSPLGWETAGAAPSGSGPLQLNDTFAASPLSGPGAVPAWRDREPDQHVLSVEGLVAQRVAGVRSHATAADEPALSPRRRITSDGSEDAGASPDVPLRSPVRCVSPEFANAIAMNPGGRPKERHMHSYREAFEETEGGPTSLTPAVGGEVLPQSPASPHTPYFNLCRSPPGLAKTPLSALGLKPHNPAHLLLNQIGAAPRSYVESVARSAATGGEQAPQSPQGEAPEQAASPSPACPTLTRPLSSSSGPEHGSQGNAGSAESNSGSPPPPAATDWSLLMQPAASAASTPASSASPNSSHLDSISATSSYLGPDVQSRAASDSSRAPWTEAFHTGSPRLGLRACVLTSSDHQPSAYQEADTDVPAVNGGADFRSSPVLERHQSSQGSRALTPQASTGQRSRPSPTLGRRASSGQAAASALGGGHPSLSQLQGSPGLERRPVRSGYATPDERHANLSRQSSSSGYQGPPTPSFPVSPAAYQDAGETAAAGGGFRQASAAPAFQPQLPEKRRMSSGDRANGAPAYGSLSEKSNPGYFHTLSDFSRFNMPDGGPESRLNVKFVQDTSKFWYKPDISREQAISVLRERQPGAFVIRDSHSFKGAYGLAMKVASPPPSLHPNKKGDITNELVRHFLIESSPKGVRLKGCPNEPYFGCLSALVYQHAITPLALPCKLLIPTADLVEEEPQVVKSNPLSERLKEGAACNVLYINSVDMESLTGPQAIAKAISETLAAPACQSAVVHFKVSSQGITLTDNQRKLFFRRHYPCNTVTFCDIDPQDRKWKKPEGGTAKLFGFVARKQGSTTDNVSHLFAEMDPEQPAGAIVNFVTRMVTLQKR, translated from the exons GCTTCAATCAAATCGTCCAAAAGCATGGAGTCACGCCGAAGAGCGTCCAG cAGGAGCGCCAGTCTGCTGCAGGAGAGCTACGAGCTGGACCTGCTCTACATCACAGAGAGGATCATCTCCGTCTCCTTCGCTAGCGGCGCCGAGGAGCCCGCCTACGCCGCCAATCTGCGCGAGGTGGCCTCCATGCTGCGCTCCAAGCACGGCCACAACTACCTG CTCTTCAACCTCAGCGAGAAGCGTTATGACATCGGCGAGCTTCATTCCAAG GTGTTGGACTTTGGCTGGCCCGACCATCACGCGCCGGCCCTGGAGAAGATCTGCAGCATCTGCAAGGCCATGGACACGTGGCTGAGCGCCGATTGCCACAACGTGGTGGTCATCCACAATAAG GGCAACAGAGGCCGAACCGGAGTGGTGGTGGCTGCCTACATGCATTACAGCAATATATCTGGCAG CGCCGAGCAGGCTCTGGACAGGTTCGCCATGAAGCGTTTCTATGAAGACAAAGTGCTTCCTGTGGGGCAACCTTCTCAGAGAAG GTACGTGGAGTACTTCAGCGGTTTGCTGAGCGGACACATCAAGATCAACAACAAACCGCTGTTTCTTCACCACGTCATCATGCACGGCATTCCCAATTTTGAGTCCAAAGGAG gGTGCCGTCCTTTCCTGAAAATCTACCAGGCCATGCAGCCTGTCTACACATCTGGCATCTA TAACGTTCAAGGGGACAGTCAGACGAGCATCTGCATCACCATTGAGCCCGGCCTCCTTCTCAAAGGAGACATTCTG CTCAAGTGCTACCACAAGCGCCATCGCGGCCCGTGCCGGGACGTGATTTTCCGGGTGCAGTTCCACACGTGCGCCGTTCACGACCTGGCAATCGTCTTTGGCAAAGACCAGCTGGACGAGACCTTCAAAG ACGAGCGGTTCCCAGAATATGGCAAAGTGGAgttccttttttctttcggCCCAGAAAAAATGTATG GTGTGACTCACCTGGAGAACGGGCCCAGCGTCTCGGTGGACTACAACACGCAAGATCCGCCCATTCGCTGGGACTCTTATGAGAACTTCAACGAGAATAACCAGGACGCTGCGGAAG ACGTGGTCCACACCCAAGGTCCGTTGGACGGGAGTCTCTATGCCAAAGTGCGCAAAAAAGAGTCTGTTGACGGGACGGTCGCGCTCAACGGACTGCCGCCGCCAGGGGCGCCGCCAGGGGCGCCGCCGGCTGCTCTCGAACACACCTTGCCCGCCGTCGATCACGCCTTGTCTGTGAGCAGCGACTCGGGAAACTCCACAGCCTCCATTAAAACGGacgaagcggcggcggcggcggcggcagcgatcCGCCCCGCCGTGAACCTGCCAAGCGCTCAGGCCGTAGCCCGCTGTGACGAGCAGCGACCCATCAGTCCGCAGGAGAAACAGCAGCTGGAACAGCTCCTTGGTGGCCTGGAGGGACCTAGCATGCGCGGACAGGGCGAGCGCGCCTCGCCCAGCGGCCTCGGCGCCTTACTCCAGCGGGTGCCCGCCCAGGTCCACGTCAACGGTCACCGCAACATGGACCGGGAAACGGACATTTTAGACGACGAGCTACCCGCCGCTCACAAGGCAAACAGCGTGGACAGTCTGGGGACGTTGTCCTCCTCCGCCGACGGCCGAGCCACCCCGGCCGATCTCTACTACCGCTCGGAATCGGCCCTCGACGTGCCGTACCCGGAGCGCGGCGTGGCCGAAAGCCCGGCGCCGTCGCAAACGGGCTCCGCCGACAAACTGGAGACGTGTGACCATTCTGCGCCAGCCTCTCGGATTCTCTGCCGTTCCCAGTCGCTGGGTTCGGACACGCGGGCCATGCCCCCGGCTCCCGCCCGGACCACCAGCAGCAGGGACGCCGTCCAACGCGGCCTCAACATCTGGCAACGCTTCGGGGTACCCGAGGAGCCTGTCACCGAAGGACTCACTTTCGGGACGCCGCCAGCTCACCGGAGCCTTCCGCAGTTCCACAGCGCGTCGCAGGAGGAGATTGAGAAATCCATCGAGACGCTCAACCTCCTCATGTTGGACTTGGAGCCGAGCCGTTGTTTCGTGCCAAAGTCGCAAAGCGCTCCTCTGAGGCCGAGCCACGTGGTCACCGTGCAGCCGTCCTTCTCCCAGAGCCGAAGCGGAGCCATCTATGAGGTGGAGACGCCTCCCGCGTCCGGCCGACAGTCGCCCGTCAAATCCGGCTCGCCCCTCGGGTGGGAAACCGCCGGAGCCGCTCCATCTGGATCCGGTCCTCTTCAGCTCAATGACACCTTTGCAGCGAGCCCTTTGTCCGGCCCCGGCGCGGTGCCCGCTTGGAGGGACCGTGAACCCGACCAGCACGTCTTGAGCGTGGAAGGACTGGTGGCGCAAAGAGTTGCAG GTGTCCGCTCCCATGCGACGGCTGCGGACGAGCCGGCGCTTTCCCCCCGCCGTAGGATCACGAGCGACGGCTCCGAAGACGCCGGCGCGTCCCCCGACGTCCCGCTTCGTTCCCCTGTCCGTTGCGTTTCTCCGGAGTTCGCCAACGCCATCGCCATGAACCCCGGCGGACGGCCCAAGGAG AGACACATGCACAGCTACCGGGAAGCCTTTGAGGAGACGGAGGGCGGGCCCACCAGCCTGACCCCCGCAGTCGGTGGTGAGGTGCTTCCCCAAAGTCCCGCCTCGCCACACACCCCTTACttcaacctgt GTCGCTCACCTCCGGGTCTGGCCAAAACACCGCTGTCGGCGCTGGGCTTGAAGCCCCACAACCCGGCCCATCTCCTGCTCAACCAAATTGGCGCAG CGCCCCGAAGTTACGTGGAGTCGGTGGCGAGGTCGGCCGCGACGGGCGGAGAGCAAGCGCCCCAAAGCCCTCAAGGCGAGGCTCCGGAGCAGGCCGCAAGTCCGAGTCCCGCATGCCCCACCCTCACGCGGCCGCTGTCCAGTAGCAGCGGTCCCGAGCACGGCTCGCAGGG CAACGCCGGCTCGGCAGAAAGCAACTCCGGCAGTCCGCCGCCGCCAGCCGCTACCGATTGGAGTTTGCTCATGCAGCCGGCAGCGAGCGCAGCCTCCACTCCCGCGTCGTCCGCTTCCCCCAACTCCTCTCATCTGGATTCCATTTCCGCAACATCCTCCTACCTCGGCCCCGACGTCCAGAGCCGCGCGGCCTCCGATTCTAGCCGAGCCCCCTGGACGGAGGCCTTCCATACCGGAAGTCCCCGCTTGGGGCTGCGGGCTTGTGTCCTGACCTCTTCGGACCACCAGCCAAGCGCCTATCAGGAAGCCGACACCGACGTCCCCGCGGTGAACGGGGGAGCGGACTTCCGGAGCAGCCCCGTCCTCGAGCGCCATCAGTCGTCTCAGGGAAGTCGAGCGCTCACGCCGCAGGCCTCGACGGGACAGCGCTCGCGACCCAGCCCGACCCTCGGCAGACGAGCGTCCTCGGGACAAGCTGCGGCGAGCGCGCTCGGCGGAGGACACCCGTCCCTCTCCCAGTTGCAAGGGAGCCCCGGTTTGGAGCGACGCCCCGTGCGCAGCGGCTACGCCACGCCGGACGAGCGGCACGCCAACCTCTCCCGACAGAGCAGTTCCTCGGGTTACCAGGGACCGCCGACCCCCTCCTTCCCCGTTTCGCCGGCGGCCTACCAGGACGCCGGCGAAACGGCGGCTGCGGGCGGAGGCTTCCGACAGGCGAGCGCCGCGCCCGCTTTTCAACCTCAGCTACCGGAAAAGAGGCGTATGTCGAGCGGCGACAGAGCCAACGGAGCGCCGGCGTACGGCTCCCTGAGCGAAAAGAGCAACCCCGGCTACTTCCACACCCTCTCGGACTTCTCGCGCTTCAACATGCCCG ACGGAGGTCCCGAGAGCAGGCTGAACGTCAAGTTTGTCCAAGACACGTCCAAGTTCTGGTACAAGCCCGACATATCCCGAGAGCAAG CCATCAGCGTGCTGAGAGAACGCCAACCCGGGGCCTTTGTGATCCGCGACAGCCACTCCTTCAAGGGGGCCTACGGCTTGGCCATGAAGGTGgcctcgccccctccctcgctgcatccaaacaaaaaag GTGACATCACCAACGAGCTGGTGCGCCACTTCCTGATTGAGAGCAGCCCCAAAGGAGTCCGACTCAAGGGTTGTCCCAACGAGCCGTACTTTG GCTGTCTGTCGGCGTTGGTCTACCAACACGCCATCACGCCGCTGGCCCTGCCCTGCAAGCTGCTCATTCCTACCGCAG ATCTTGTCGAGGAAGAGCCGCAAGTGGTGAAAAGCAATCCGCTGTCCGAGCGACTGAAGGAAGGAGCGG CGTGCAACGTGCTCTACATCAACTCGGTGGACATGGAGTCGCTGACGGGCCCCCAGGCCATCGCCAAGGCCATTTCGGAGACTCTGGCCGCCCCCGCCTGTCAGTCGGCCGTCGTGCACTTCAAGGTGTCCTCGCAAGGAATCACGCTGACCGACAACCAGAGGAA GCTTTTCTTCCGCCGCCACTACCCCTGCAACACCGTCACCTTCTGTGACATCGACCCTCAGGACAGAAA GTGGAAGAAGCCGGAGGGCGGCACGGCCAA GTTGTTTGGCTTCGTGGCGCGAAAGCAGGGAAGCACGACGGACAACGTGAGCCACCTCTTTGCCGAGATGGACCCCGAGCAGCCCGCCGGCGCCATCGTCAACTTTGTCACCCGGATGGTTACGTTGCAAAAGCGATGA